A window from Theropithecus gelada isolate Dixy chromosome 1, Tgel_1.0, whole genome shotgun sequence encodes these proteins:
- the CRTC2 gene encoding CREB-regulated transcription coactivator 2 — MATSGANGPGSATASASASNPRKFSEKIALQKQRQAEETAAFEEVMMDIGSTRLQAQKLRLAYTRSCHYGGSLPNVNQIGSGLAEFQSPLHSPLDSSRSTRHHGLVERVQRDPRRMVSPLRRYPRHIDSSPYSPAYLSPPPESSWRRTMPWGNFPAEKGQLFRLPSALNRTSSDSALHTSVMNPSPQDTYPGPTPPSILPSRRGGILDGEMDPKVPAIEENLLDDKHLLKPWDAKKLSSSSSRPRSCEVPGINIFPSPDQPANVPVLPPAMNTGGSLPDLTNLHFPPPLPTPLDPEETAYPSLSGGNSTSNLTHTMTHLGISGGMGLGPGYDAPGLHSPLSHPSLQSSLSNPNLQASLSSPQPQLQGSHSHPSLPASSLARHALPTTSLGHPSLSAPALSSSSSSSTSSPVLGAPPYPASTPGASPHHRRVPLSPLSLLAGPADARRSQQQLPKQFSPTMSPTLSSITQGVPLDTSKLSTDQRLPPYPYSSPSLVLPTQPHTPKSLQQPGLPSQSCSVQSSGGQPPGRQSHYGTLYPPGPSGHGQQSYHRPMSDFNLGNLEQFSMESPSTSLVLDPPGFSEGPGFLGGEGPMGGPQDPHTLNHQNLTHCSRHGSGPNIILTGDSSPGFSKEIAAALAGVPGFEVSAAGLELGLGLEDELRMEPLGLEGLNMLSDPCALLPDPAVEDSFRSDRLQ, encoded by the exons ATGGCGACGTCGGGGGCGAACGGGCCTGGCTCGGCCACGGCCTCGGCCTCGGCTTCCAATCCGCGCAAATTTAGTGAGAAGATCGCGCTGCAGAAGCAGCGTCAGGCCGAGGAGACGGCGGCCTTCGAGGAGGTGATGATGGACATCGGCTCCACCCGG TTACAGGCCCAAAAACTGCGACTGGCGTACACAAGGAGCTGTCATTATGGTGGGTCTCTGCCCAATGTTAACCAGATTGGCTCTGGCCTGGCTGAGTTCCAG AGCCCCCTCCACTCACCTTTGGATTCATCTCGAAGCACACGGCACCATGGGCTGGTGGAACGGGTGCAGCGAGATCCTCGAAGAATGGTGTCCCCACTTCGCCGATACCCCCGCCAC ATTGACAGCTCTCCCTACAGTCCTGCCTACTTATCTCCTCCCCCAGAGTCTAGCTGGCGAAG GACGATGCCCTGGGGCAATTTCCCTGCAGAGAAGGGGCAGTTGTTTCGACTACCATCTGCACTTAACAG GACAAGCTCTGACTCTGCCCTTCATACAAGTGTGATGAACCCCAGTCCCCAGGATACCTACCCAGGCCCCACACCTCCCAGCATCCTGCCCAGCCGACGTGGGG GTATTCTGGATGGTGAAATGGACCCCAAAG TACCTGCTATTGAGGAGAACTTGCTAGATGACAAGCATTTGCTGAAGCCATGGGATGCTAAGAAG cTATCCTCATCCTCTTCCCGACCTCGGTCCTGTGAAGTCCCTGGAATTAA CATCTTTCCGTCTCCTGACCAGCCTGCCAATGTGCCTGTCCTCCCACCTGCCATGAACACGGGGGGCTCCCTACCTGACCTCACCAACCTGCACTTTCCCCCACCACTGCCCACCCCCCTGGACCCTGAAGAGACAGCCTACCCTAGCCTGAGTGGGGGCAACAGTACCTCCAATTTGACCCACACCATGACTCACCTGGGCATCAGCGGGGGCATGGGCCTGGGCCCAGGCTATGATGCACCAG GACTTCATTCACCTCTCAGCCACCCATCCCTGCAGTCCTCCCTAAGCAATCCCAACCTCCAGGCTTCCCTGAGCAGTCCTCAGCCCCAGCTCCAGGGCTCCCACAGCCAcccctctctgcctgcctcttccTTGGCCCGCCATGCACTACCCACCACCTCCCTGGGCCACCCCTCACTCAGTGCTCCggctctctcctcctcctcttcctcctccacttcATCTCCTGTTTTGGGCGCCCCCCCTTACCCTGCTTCTACCCCTGGGGCCTCCCCCCACCACCGCCGTGTgcccctcagccccctgagttTGCTCGCGGGCCCAGCCGACGCCAGAAGGTCCCAACAGCAGCTGCCCAAACAGTTTTCGCCAACAATGTCACCCACCTTGTCTTCCATCACTCAG gGCGTCCCCCTGGATACCAGTAAACTGTCGACTGACCAGCGGTTGCCCCCATATCCATACAGCTCCCCAAGTCTGGTTCTGCCTACCCAGCCACACACCCCAAAGTCTCTACAGCAGCCAGGACTGCCCTCTCAGTCTTGTTCAGTGCAGTCCTCAGGTGGGCAGCCCCCAGGCAGGCAGTCTCATTACGGGACACTGTACCCACCTGGGCCCAGTGGGCACGGGCAACAGTCTTACCACCGGCCAATGAGTGACTTCAACCTGGGGAAT CTGGAGCAGTTCAGCATGGAGAGCCCATCAACCAGCCTGGTGCTGGATCCCCCTGGCTTTTCTGAAGGGCCTGGATTTTTAGGGGGTGAGGGGCCAATGGGTGGCCCTCAGGATCCCCACACCCTCAACCACCAGAACTTGACCCACTGTTCCCGCCATGGCTCAGGGCCTAACATCATCCTCACAG GGGACTCCTCTCCAGGTTTCTCTAAGGAGATTGCAGCAGCCCTGGCCGGAGTGCCTGGCTTTGAGGTGTCAGCAGCTGGGTTGGAGCTAGGGCTTGGGCTAGAAGATGA
- the SLC39A1 gene encoding zinc transporter ZIP1 isoform X3, producing MGFFLVLVMEQITLAYKEQSGPSPLEETRALLGTVNGGPQHWHDGPGIPQASGAPASPSALRACVLVFSLALHSVFEGLAVGLQRDRARAMELCLALLLHKGILAVSLSLRLLQSHLRAQVVAGCGILFSCMTPLGIGLGAALAESAGPLHQLAQSVLEGMAAGTFLYITFLEILPQELASSEQRILKVILLLAGFALLTGLLFIQI from the coding sequence ATGGGCTTCTTCCTGGTCCTGGTGATGGAGCAGATCACACTGGCTTACAAGGAGCAGTCAGGGCCGTCACCTCTTGAGGAAACAAGGGCTCTGCTGGGAACAGTGAATGGTGGGCCGCAGCATTGGCATGATGGGCCAGGGATTCCACAGGCGAGTGGAGCCCCAGCAAGCCCCTCAGCCTTGCGTGCCTGTGTACTGGTATTCTCCCTGGCCCTCCACTCTGTGTTTGAGGGACTGGCGGTGGGGCTGCAGCGAGACCGGGCTCGGGCGATGGAGCTGTGCCTGGCTTTGCTGCTCCACAAGGGCATCCTGGCTGTCAGCCTGTCCCTGCGGCTGCTGCAGAGCCACCTTAGGGCACAGGTGGTGGCTGGCTGTGGGATCCTCTTCTCATGCATGACACCTCTAGGCATCGGGCTGGGTGCAGCTCTGGCTGAGTCGGCGGGACCTCTGCACCAGCTGGCCCAGTCTGTGCTAGAGGGCATGGCAGCTGGCACCTTTCTCTATATCACCTTTCTGGAAATCCTGCCCCAGGAGCTGGCCAGTTCTGAACAAAGGATCCTCAAGGTCATCCTGCTCCTAGCAGGCTTTGCCCTACTCACTGGCCTGCTCTTCATCCAAATCTAG